The proteins below are encoded in one region of Alistipes communis:
- the dusB gene encoding tRNA dihydrouridine synthase DusB — translation MKIADLELGDKPLFLAPMEDVTDPSFRSMCKEFGADVVYTEFISSDGLIRDAAKSLKKLEITEAERPVGIQIYGHLIEPMVEAARMAEAAGPDIIDINFGCPMKKIAGRGAGSGMMRDVPLMVEMTRRIVQAVDHTPVTVKTRLGWDDENKNIEEIALRLQDVGIAALTIHGRTRAQIYRGEADWTLIGRVKNNPAIRIPIIGNGDVDSGPRAAAMFDRYGVDGVMIGRATYGRPWIFREVRHYLTTGEVLPQPTVVERVEIAKRHLRKSVEIKGEYVGILEMRRHLSNYFKGLPDFKQTRLQLVTLTDIPALMATLDSIAERWGDFDTSQVVPAPLSHEL, via the coding sequence ATGAAAATAGCTGATCTGGAACTGGGCGACAAGCCGCTGTTTCTGGCGCCGATGGAGGATGTCACCGATCCATCGTTCCGCTCGATGTGCAAGGAGTTCGGCGCCGATGTGGTCTACACCGAATTCATCTCGTCGGACGGCCTGATCCGCGACGCGGCCAAGTCGCTCAAAAAACTCGAAATAACGGAGGCCGAACGCCCCGTCGGCATCCAGATCTACGGCCACCTGATCGAACCGATGGTCGAAGCAGCGCGCATGGCCGAGGCCGCCGGCCCCGACATCATCGACATCAACTTCGGATGCCCGATGAAGAAGATCGCCGGCCGCGGCGCCGGTTCGGGCATGATGCGCGACGTGCCGCTCATGGTCGAAATGACGCGCCGCATCGTCCAGGCGGTCGACCACACCCCCGTGACGGTCAAGACCCGTCTGGGCTGGGACGACGAAAACAAGAATATCGAAGAGATCGCCCTGCGGTTGCAGGACGTGGGGATCGCAGCACTCACGATCCACGGCCGCACCCGCGCCCAGATCTACCGGGGCGAAGCCGACTGGACGCTCATCGGTCGCGTGAAGAACAATCCCGCGATCCGTATCCCGATCATCGGCAACGGCGACGTGGATTCGGGCCCCCGAGCCGCCGCGATGTTCGACCGCTACGGAGTCGACGGCGTGATGATCGGCCGCGCCACCTACGGCCGGCCGTGGATCTTCCGCGAAGTCAGGCACTACCTGACTACCGGCGAGGTACTCCCCCAGCCTACGGTCGTCGAACGGGTAGAAATCGCCAAGCGTCATCTGCGCAAATCGGTGGAAATCAAAGGAGAATACGTCGGCATACTGGAAATGCGCCGCCACCTCTCGAACTACTTCAAGGGGCTGCCCGATTTCAAACAGACCCGTCTGCAACTCGTCACGCTGACCGACATTCCCGCGCTGATGGCCACGCTCGACTCGATCGCCGAGCGCTGGGGCGACTTCGACACCTCGCAGGTCGTGCCTGCGCCGCTGTCGCACGAACTGTAA
- a CDS encoding winged helix DNA-binding domain-containing protein gives MNRLTDIRLHAQQLVAPQFDDPVELIRWMGMVQAQEYGSAKWAVALRLRTLAAAPVEEALREGRILRMHIMRPTWHFIAAEDVRWMLHLSARRIRAANASFAKGNGCGLDEGDYLRCSRLLERILGGGNHLTRQQIAGELERAGMAVDAPRLNRLMMHAETDGVVCSGADRAGKPTYALLAERVPQAVDLPEEEALALLALRYFRSHSPATFDDFVWWSGLPVGQARRGVGALDGELLRESFGGREYLLHESWATCRKAPAHAHLLPAFDEYLIAYKDRSDVLAPEHRARAFNDFGVFRPVLLHGGRIVGQWGRKGTQVGVELFASEKQPSARLLRSAEGRWKLFREGQAFS, from the coding sequence ATGAACCGCCTGACCGACATCCGTCTGCACGCGCAGCAACTCGTCGCGCCGCAGTTCGACGATCCGGTCGAACTGATCCGCTGGATGGGCATGGTGCAGGCGCAGGAGTACGGTTCGGCCAAATGGGCCGTTGCGTTGCGGCTGCGCACGCTCGCAGCGGCGCCCGTGGAGGAGGCGTTGCGCGAAGGTCGCATCCTGCGTATGCACATCATGCGGCCGACGTGGCATTTCATCGCGGCGGAGGACGTGCGGTGGATGCTGCACCTGTCGGCACGGCGGATCCGCGCCGCCAATGCGTCGTTCGCCAAAGGCAACGGCTGCGGGTTGGACGAGGGGGACTACCTGCGTTGCAGCCGGTTGCTGGAACGGATACTCGGAGGGGGCAACCACCTCACGCGGCAGCAGATCGCAGGGGAGCTGGAACGAGCCGGAATGGCCGTCGACGCACCGCGGTTGAATCGTCTGATGATGCACGCCGAAACGGACGGCGTAGTTTGCAGCGGTGCCGACAGGGCGGGAAAACCTACCTATGCGCTGTTGGCGGAACGGGTGCCGCAGGCGGTCGATCTGCCGGAAGAGGAGGCGTTGGCCCTGCTGGCGCTTCGTTATTTCCGCAGCCATTCTCCGGCGACGTTCGACGATTTCGTCTGGTGGTCGGGGTTGCCCGTCGGGCAGGCCCGCCGCGGTGTCGGGGCGCTGGACGGGGAGTTGCTTCGCGAATCGTTCGGCGGGCGGGAGTATCTGCTGCACGAGAGTTGGGCGACCTGCCGAAAGGCGCCGGCGCACGCGCACCTGTTGCCGGCGTTCGACGAGTACCTGATCGCCTACAAGGATCGTTCGGACGTGCTGGCACCGGAGCATCGTGCGCGGGCATTCAACGACTTCGGTGTTTTCCGGCCGGTGCTGCTGCACGGCGGCCGGATCGTGGGGCAGTGGGGCCGCAAGGGAACGCAGGTCGGCGTGGAGCTGTTCGCCAGTGAAAAACAACCCTCCGCGCGACTCCTGCGGTCGGCGGAGGGACGTTGGAAACTGTTCCGCGAGGGACAGGCGTTTTCGTAA
- a CDS encoding aldose epimerase family protein gives MKKTLLCWLAALGAAAVIPACGGAAGDKSLSGLDRERFRSEVNGRPTDLYTLTNAAGMEVCITNFGGRIVSVMVPDRTGTLRDVVLGFDNIADYVRIPSDFGASIGRYANRIGHGRFVLDGDTVRLPVNNYGHCLHGGPDGWQYRVYEAHQPDPQSLALTLHSPDGDAGFPGAVTAKVVYRLTEDNAIDITYEATADRPTVVNLTNHSYFNLSGDPTHPILDNLLTIAADGYTPVDSTFLTLGRIDSVGGTPFDFRRPKAIGAEIDSDDEQLRNGHGYDHNWVLATAGDLSRPAARLVSPVSGIALEVFTDEPGIQVYVGNFLDGTVRGKHGIPYAHRTAVCLETQHYPDSPNKPQWPSVVLRPGETYHSRCIYRFSVDK, from the coding sequence ATGAAGAAAACGTTACTTTGCTGGCTGGCGGCCCTCGGTGCCGCGGCCGTGATTCCGGCCTGCGGCGGCGCTGCGGGCGATAAAAGTTTGTCGGGGCTCGACCGCGAACGGTTCCGCTCCGAGGTGAACGGCCGGCCGACCGACCTCTACACGCTGACCAACGCCGCGGGAATGGAGGTTTGCATCACCAATTTCGGCGGCCGGATCGTATCGGTCATGGTGCCCGACCGCACGGGAACGCTGCGCGACGTGGTGCTCGGATTCGACAATATCGCCGATTACGTGCGGATTCCGTCGGATTTCGGTGCGTCGATCGGGCGGTATGCCAACCGCATCGGTCACGGGCGGTTCGTCCTCGACGGCGATACGGTGCGCCTGCCCGTGAATAACTACGGGCACTGCCTGCACGGCGGCCCCGACGGGTGGCAGTATCGCGTTTACGAGGCACACCAGCCCGACCCGCAGTCGCTCGCCCTGACATTGCATTCGCCCGACGGCGATGCGGGATTCCCCGGCGCTGTGACTGCGAAGGTAGTCTACCGCCTGACGGAGGACAACGCCATCGACATCACCTATGAGGCGACCGCCGACCGGCCGACGGTCGTCAACCTGACGAACCACTCCTATTTCAACCTGTCGGGCGATCCTACGCATCCGATTCTCGACAACCTGCTGACGATCGCCGCCGACGGCTATACGCCTGTCGATTCGACCTTCCTGACACTCGGACGGATCGATTCGGTCGGAGGTACGCCCTTCGATTTCCGGAGGCCGAAGGCCATCGGCGCCGAAATCGACTCCGACGACGAGCAGCTGCGCAACGGCCACGGTTACGACCACAACTGGGTGCTGGCCACGGCGGGCGATCTGTCGCGTCCGGCCGCACGGCTCGTCTCGCCCGTGTCGGGTATCGCATTGGAGGTCTTCACCGACGAACCGGGCATCCAGGTCTATGTCGGCAACTTCCTCGACGGGACTGTCCGCGGGAAACACGGCATTCCCTATGCACACCGTACGGCCGTCTGCCTCGAAACGCAGCACTATCCCGATTCACCCAACAAACCGCAGTGGCCGTCGGTGGTGCTGCGTCCGGGAGAGACCTACCACAGTCGTTGCATCTATCGTTTCTCGGTCGACAAGTAG
- a CDS encoding methylglyoxal synthase produces the protein MKEKKKVALVAHDNMKRDLAEWVDWNWEILLRHHLVCTGTTGKMVTRTLTERGGAEEISHFDITLLKSGPLGGDQQLGSMIADGEISALIFFWDPMSAQPHDVDVKALLRIATLYNVPTAINRSSADFLISSPLFEHDDYRPVVKDYTSYIERVLK, from the coding sequence ATGAAAGAGAAGAAGAAAGTTGCACTGGTGGCCCACGACAACATGAAACGCGATCTGGCGGAGTGGGTCGACTGGAATTGGGAGATTCTGCTCCGGCACCACCTGGTTTGTACCGGAACGACGGGTAAGATGGTGACGCGGACGCTGACGGAGCGGGGCGGTGCCGAGGAGATCTCGCATTTCGACATCACGCTGCTCAAATCCGGCCCGCTGGGCGGCGACCAGCAGCTCGGTTCGATGATCGCCGACGGGGAGATCAGCGCTCTGATCTTCTTTTGGGATCCGATGTCGGCGCAGCCCCACGACGTGGACGTGAAGGCCCTGCTGCGCATTGCGACGCTCTACAACGTCCCGACGGCGATCAACCGCTCGTCGGCCGATTTCCTGATCTCGTCGCCGCTCTTCGAGCACGACGACTACCGGCCCGTGGTGAAGGACTACACCTCCTACATCGAGCGGGTGTTGAAATAG
- a CDS encoding DUF5606 family protein, producing the protein MELKEILAISGQPGLYKYVAQSTNGVIVESLLDGKRMNASASSKVSALTEISIFTEGDDLPLADVFTNIYNHTGGKEAISHKEAPEKLKAAFAEVLPDYDRDRVHVSDMKKVFMWYNILLGAGFTEFKLPETEEE; encoded by the coding sequence ATGGAATTGAAGGAGATTTTGGCAATATCGGGACAGCCCGGGTTGTATAAGTATGTGGCGCAGTCGACGAACGGCGTGATCGTCGAATCGCTGCTCGACGGGAAGCGGATGAATGCTTCGGCGTCGTCGAAGGTGAGTGCCCTGACGGAGATCTCGATCTTCACCGAGGGCGACGACCTGCCGTTGGCCGACGTGTTCACCAATATTTATAACCACACGGGCGGCAAGGAGGCGATCAGCCACAAGGAGGCTCCCGAGAAGTTGAAGGCCGCTTTCGCGGAGGTATTGCCCGACTACGACCGCGATCGCGTGCATGTGTCGGACATGAAGAAGGTCTTCATGTGGTACAACATCCTGCTCGGCGCGGGATTCACCGAATTCAAACTGCCCGAGACGGAGGAGGAATAA
- a CDS encoding mechanosensitive ion channel family protein, producing the protein MLGFFLEAETLILPDSVQKAQWKQIVERFTSLDAETFLRDFTGQVIWVALKIAVAFAIYAAGRWIINRLVHLMDASFDRRQVDKSLRSFLRSLVKGAAYTILLLIIVQLLGFNTTSLVALLAASGFGIGMALSGTLQNFAGGIMVMFMHPYRIGDYIEAQGQAGTVKEIRLFSTVVTTTDNKRIYIPNSSISNAIVNNYSSETMRRVEWKVSLAYGDDVAVAKRTMLAMLESDKRVLHTPDAPADPFVALSELADSAIVVVARTWTLNGDYWDLFFDMNERFYNELPQQGLHFPFPQLDVHLDK; encoded by the coding sequence ATGCTGGGATTTTTTCTGGAAGCGGAGACGCTGATTCTGCCCGACAGCGTGCAGAAGGCGCAGTGGAAACAGATCGTCGAACGGTTCACTTCGCTCGACGCCGAGACTTTCCTGCGTGACTTTACGGGACAGGTGATCTGGGTGGCGTTGAAGATCGCCGTGGCCTTCGCAATCTATGCCGCCGGGCGGTGGATCATCAACCGGCTGGTGCACCTGATGGACGCGTCGTTCGACCGCAGGCAGGTGGACAAGTCGCTGCGCTCGTTCCTGCGCAGCCTGGTCAAAGGTGCGGCCTATACCATTCTGCTGCTGATTATCGTTCAGCTGTTGGGCTTCAATACCACGTCGCTCGTCGCGCTGCTCGCGGCGTCGGGTTTCGGTATCGGTATGGCGTTGAGCGGAACATTACAGAACTTCGCCGGAGGCATAATGGTCATGTTCATGCATCCCTACCGCATCGGCGACTACATCGAGGCGCAGGGGCAGGCAGGTACGGTCAAGGAGATACGTCTCTTCTCGACGGTGGTCACCACGACCGACAACAAACGGATCTACATTCCCAACTCTTCGATTTCGAACGCCATCGTCAACAACTATTCGTCGGAGACGATGCGCCGTGTCGAATGGAAAGTCTCGCTCGCCTACGGCGACGACGTGGCGGTGGCCAAACGCACGATGCTCGCCATGCTGGAGTCCGACAAACGGGTGCTCCATACGCCGGATGCGCCGGCCGATCCGTTCGTGGCCCTGTCGGAACTGGCCGACAGCGCGATCGTCGTGGTGGCGCGGACGTGGACGCTCAACGGCGATTACTGGGATCTCTTTTTCGATATGAACGAGCGGTTCTACAACGAATTGCCGCAGCAGGGGTTGCATTTCCCCTTCCCGCAGCTGGATGTGCATCTCGACAAATAA
- the serB gene encoding phosphoserine phosphatase SerB, whose product MESQVEIIQINIAGKDQPGLTSSLTDILARYDAFILDIGQANIHQSLTLGILIKTTSDKSGAIMKELLFKSSELGINIRFTPISEERYTAWVGMQGKNRYIITLLGRQLTARHIADVAGVISRQGLNIDAIKRMTGRVPLHEDERAPKSCIEFSVRGSLTEEATTAIQEQFMSFSNNGVDISFQRDDIFRRSRRLICFDMDSTLIETEVIDELAERAGVGAQVRAITERAMRGEIDFRESFTERVALLKGLDVSVMEEIAQQLPITEGLERMMTILKRVGYKTAILSGGFTYFGNYLRQRFGFDYVYANELEIVDGRLTGRYAGEIVDGRRKAELLRLLCQFENINIAQSIAVGDGANDLPMLSLAGLGIAFHAKPKVKATAGQSISTIGLDGILYFLGLKDSWIER is encoded by the coding sequence ATGGAATCTCAGGTAGAAATCATCCAGATCAACATAGCCGGAAAGGACCAGCCCGGCCTCACGTCGTCGCTCACGGACATCCTGGCGCGCTACGACGCCTTCATTCTCGACATCGGCCAGGCCAATATCCATCAGTCGCTTACGCTGGGAATCCTGATCAAGACGACCTCCGACAAATCGGGTGCCATCATGAAGGAGCTGCTCTTCAAATCTTCGGAGCTGGGCATCAACATCCGCTTTACGCCCATCAGCGAGGAGCGCTACACGGCATGGGTGGGTATGCAGGGCAAGAACCGCTACATCATCACGCTGCTGGGGCGTCAGCTCACGGCGCGCCACATCGCCGACGTGGCGGGCGTGATCTCGCGGCAGGGGCTCAACATCGACGCGATCAAGCGCATGACGGGCCGCGTTCCGCTGCACGAAGACGAACGGGCGCCCAAGTCGTGCATCGAATTCTCGGTGCGCGGATCGCTCACCGAGGAGGCCACGACGGCCATTCAGGAGCAGTTCATGTCCTTCTCGAACAACGGGGTGGACATCTCGTTCCAGCGCGACGACATCTTCCGCCGCAGCCGGAGGCTGATCTGTTTCGACATGGATTCGACGCTCATCGAGACCGAAGTGATCGACGAACTGGCCGAACGGGCGGGCGTCGGCGCGCAAGTGCGCGCCATCACCGAACGCGCGATGCGGGGCGAGATCGACTTCCGCGAGAGTTTCACCGAGCGCGTGGCGCTGCTCAAAGGGCTCGACGTCTCGGTCATGGAGGAGATCGCGCAACAGCTGCCCATTACCGAAGGACTCGAACGCATGATGACCATTCTCAAACGCGTGGGCTACAAGACGGCGATCCTTTCGGGCGGCTTCACCTATTTCGGCAACTACCTGCGGCAGCGGTTCGGCTTCGACTACGTCTATGCCAATGAATTGGAGATCGTCGACGGCCGTCTCACGGGACGCTACGCGGGCGAGATCGTCGACGGCCGCCGCAAGGCCGAACTGCTGCGGCTTCTGTGCCAGTTCGAGAACATCAATATCGCCCAGTCGATCGCCGTGGGCGACGGCGCCAACGACCTGCCGATGCTCTCGCTCGCGGGACTCGGCATCGCCTTCCACGCCAAACCGAAGGTGAAGGCCACCGCCGGCCAATCGATCTCCACGATCGGCCTCGACGGCATCCTCTATTTCCTGGGATTGAAAGATTCGTGGATCGAACGATGA
- a CDS encoding DUF5689 domain-containing protein produces MKRPVVIALLALCGLSCGCRDRFDVPDTPADAPAANITIASLHAFLHAETVVVREELTVGGTVVSSDEAGNFYRTLVLDDGTGGAELRIAEYNLYTICPPGCRLTVSLRGCALGERNGVLQIGLPPDAYSPYPTGYISSRVLLERLLHPTGERQEPLATPCEIARLGTASCGRLVRIDALRFRPDAEQAVPQTWEGYRLFEDAAGRTIAVYTSAYARFADREIPAGECSLTGVLEYGTAGSYGKQFILQMRDENDCTH; encoded by the coding sequence ATGAAACGGCCGGTCGTCATCGCGTTGCTCGCCCTGTGCGGCTTGTCGTGCGGATGCCGCGACCGTTTCGACGTGCCCGATACGCCGGCCGACGCTCCGGCGGCGAACATCACGATCGCCTCGCTGCACGCATTTCTCCATGCGGAAACCGTCGTCGTCCGCGAGGAATTGACCGTCGGCGGTACGGTCGTGTCGAGCGACGAAGCGGGTAACTTCTACCGCACGCTGGTGCTCGACGACGGCACGGGCGGAGCCGAACTGCGTATCGCCGAATACAATCTCTACACGATCTGTCCGCCGGGCTGCCGCCTGACCGTTTCGCTGCGGGGTTGTGCGCTCGGCGAGCGGAACGGCGTATTACAGATCGGACTGCCGCCCGATGCGTACAGCCCCTACCCGACCGGCTACATCTCCTCGCGCGTACTGCTCGAACGGCTGCTGCATCCTACGGGCGAACGGCAGGAACCCCTCGCTACACCGTGCGAAATCGCACGACTCGGCACGGCGTCGTGCGGCCGTCTGGTTCGTATCGACGCCCTGCGGTTCCGCCCCGACGCGGAACAGGCCGTCCCGCAAACGTGGGAGGGCTACCGGCTTTTCGAAGACGCCGCGGGGCGGACGATCGCCGTCTATACGAGTGCTTACGCCCGTTTCGCCGATCGGGAGATTCCGGCGGGAGAGTGCTCGCTGACGGGTGTGCTCGAATACGGCACGGCCGGCAGTTACGGCAAACAATTCATCCTCCAAATGCGCGATGAGAACGACTGCACGCATTAG
- a CDS encoding DUF5689 domain-containing protein, with the protein MRTTARISLCALALLAAGIAGCRDDDRLSYEKDAQEGDVPPIGVQSISVLKSLYHDRTTRITQEISIQGHIVANDTAGEFYKEIVVEDDTGGIVLSIDDERLYRTCRLFDFVTINCQGLALGSEGGTLLLGTFPTGDYCVDRIPAADVARYLAVTPAATRRQPLTLGFEEVAPRHISRYVRFDRVRLAEEATTWCDFDPETGDPVTTDRTLLDTASRQFVVRTDRRCDYARKPLPAGEGTLCGIVEYFNGRYRLRITNHEILFDRQ; encoded by the coding sequence ATGAGAACGACTGCACGCATTAGCCTCTGCGCACTGGCACTCCTTGCCGCCGGCATCGCAGGATGCCGCGACGACGACCGGCTGTCGTACGAAAAGGATGCGCAGGAGGGTGACGTTCCGCCGATCGGTGTCCAGAGCATCAGCGTCCTCAAATCGCTCTACCACGACCGCACGACCCGCATCACGCAGGAAATATCGATTCAGGGACACATCGTGGCCAACGACACCGCGGGCGAATTCTACAAGGAGATCGTCGTGGAGGACGACACGGGCGGCATCGTCCTCTCGATCGACGACGAACGGCTCTACCGCACCTGCCGTCTGTTCGACTTCGTCACGATCAACTGTCAGGGATTGGCGCTCGGCAGCGAGGGCGGCACGCTGCTGCTGGGAACGTTCCCCACGGGCGACTATTGCGTCGACCGTATCCCCGCGGCCGACGTGGCGCGCTACCTCGCCGTGACACCGGCCGCTACGCGCCGGCAACCGCTGACGCTCGGTTTCGAGGAGGTCGCACCCCGCCACATCAGCCGCTACGTGCGCTTCGACCGGGTGCGTTTGGCCGAGGAGGCGACGACATGGTGCGACTTCGACCCCGAAACCGGCGACCCCGTCACGACCGACCGCACGCTTCTCGATACGGCCAGCCGGCAATTCGTCGTCCGCACCGACCGCCGCTGCGACTATGCCCGCAAACCGCTGCCCGCAGGCGAAGGAACGCTCTGCGGCATCGTCGAGTATTTCAACGGCCGCTACCGCCTTCGCATCACCAACCACGAAATCCTCTTCGACCGACAATAA
- the lpdA gene encoding dihydrolipoyl dehydrogenase, with the protein MNHYDILVIGGGPGGMGAALRAAELGRKTALVERAELGGVCLNWGCIPTKALLKSAQVYHYCRTADAFGVTLGGEAKPDMARIVARSRGVSETMRKGVGFLLEKNKVDVLRGEARLAGEGRVIVADETVSADHIILATGARPREMPFMPIDHEHVLSSRDALVLDELPESMVVVGSGAIGCEFASFYAALGVRVTVVEYLPQLMPLEDEEVARTMERAFRKQRIAVMTSTTVKSVTVDGEGRCRVRIEGKKGEEELTADKVLSAVGIKSNIEGLGLEELGVRVERDKIAVDEHYRTNVEGVYAVGDIVPGPALAHVASAEALHCVEHICGVESDPVDYSVIPSCVFTSPEVASVGLTEREALAREIPYTVGRYSFMASGKAAAAGERDGFVKLLFDADRKLIGAHLVGASVTEMLAEPALACRLGATARQIARTIHAHPTMNEGVMEAAAAVPER; encoded by the coding sequence ATGAACCATTACGATATTCTGGTGATCGGCGGCGGCCCGGGCGGTATGGGTGCTGCGCTCCGAGCCGCGGAACTGGGGCGCAAGACGGCGCTCGTCGAACGCGCCGAGCTGGGAGGCGTCTGCCTCAACTGGGGGTGTATCCCCACCAAGGCACTGCTCAAAAGCGCGCAGGTCTACCACTATTGCCGCACGGCCGATGCTTTCGGCGTGACGCTCGGCGGCGAGGCGAAGCCCGATATGGCGCGTATCGTCGCCCGTTCGCGCGGCGTCTCGGAGACGATGCGCAAGGGCGTCGGGTTCCTGCTGGAGAAGAACAAGGTCGATGTGTTGCGCGGCGAGGCCCGTCTTGCGGGCGAAGGCCGTGTGATCGTGGCCGACGAAACGGTTTCGGCCGACCATATCATTCTGGCGACGGGGGCGCGGCCGCGCGAAATGCCCTTCATGCCGATCGACCACGAGCATGTCCTCTCGTCGCGCGACGCGTTGGTGCTCGACGAATTGCCCGAATCGATGGTCGTCGTCGGATCGGGTGCCATCGGCTGCGAGTTCGCATCGTTCTACGCTGCGCTCGGCGTGCGGGTGACCGTGGTCGAGTACCTGCCGCAGTTGATGCCGCTCGAAGACGAGGAGGTGGCGCGGACGATGGAGCGGGCTTTCCGCAAACAGCGTATCGCGGTGATGACCTCCACGACGGTCAAGTCCGTGACGGTCGACGGCGAGGGCCGGTGCCGCGTGCGCATCGAAGGCAAGAAGGGCGAGGAGGAGCTTACGGCCGACAAGGTGCTTTCGGCCGTCGGCATCAAATCCAACATCGAAGGACTCGGGCTGGAGGAGCTGGGCGTGCGTGTCGAACGCGACAAGATCGCGGTGGACGAACATTATCGCACCAATGTCGAGGGGGTCTATGCCGTGGGCGACATCGTGCCCGGACCGGCATTGGCCCACGTCGCGTCGGCCGAAGCGCTGCACTGCGTGGAACATATCTGCGGCGTCGAATCGGATCCGGTGGATTACTCGGTCATCCCGTCGTGCGTCTTCACTTCGCCCGAGGTGGCGTCGGTCGGCCTGACCGAGCGCGAGGCGCTGGCCCGGGAGATTCCCTATACGGTGGGGCGCTATTCGTTCATGGCCTCGGGCAAGGCTGCGGCCGCCGGCGAACGCGACGGCTTCGTGAAACTGCTTTTCGACGCCGACCGCAAGCTGATCGGGGCGCATCTGGTAGGAGCCAGCGTGACCGAGATGCTCGCCGAGCCTGCGCTGGCCTGCCGTCTGGGGGCCACGGCGCGGCAGATCGCCCGTACGATCCATGCCCACCCGACGATGAACGAAGGGGTGATGGAAGCCGCGGCGGCGGTGCCGGAGCGCTGA